Proteins encoded within one genomic window of Bacteroidota bacterium:
- a CDS encoding DUF2279 domain-containing protein yields the protein MTYVKSSLFCMLICFSLSSPIIAQDSISSSPAFNKMRLGLLLGSSGSVYATSMIGLNSLWYKDYPKSNFHFFNDNDEWMQMDKFGHSLAAYYESLIGIQGLKWAGVENRKSIIYGSLFGLVFQLPIEILDGFSANWGASSGDLIANTLGAGLVFSQFMLWDEQKIVYKFSFHPTEFASMRSDLLGENLVQNIIKDYNGSTYWLSFSPQSFMKKESWIPDWLCLSLGYGADNMLGVSYAKTPDEYLHYVPYRQFYFSLDVNTLKIPTKNKFVKALLVGLSIIKIPAPTVEINSQGNVRFHPIYF from the coding sequence ATGACATATGTAAAATCATCATTATTCTGCATGCTGATCTGCTTTTCACTTTCCAGTCCTATTATTGCGCAAGATAGTATTTCCAGCTCACCAGCTTTCAATAAAATGCGATTGGGCCTATTGCTTGGCAGCTCCGGCAGTGTTTATGCCACCAGCATGATAGGGCTTAATTCACTTTGGTATAAAGATTATCCAAAGTCAAATTTTCACTTTTTCAATGATAATGATGAATGGATGCAAATGGATAAGTTTGGTCATTCATTGGCAGCTTACTATGAGAGTCTGATTGGAATTCAGGGGCTTAAGTGGGCTGGAGTAGAAAATCGAAAATCCATTATTTATGGCAGCCTGTTTGGACTTGTTTTTCAATTACCGATTGAAATATTGGATGGTTTTTCGGCAAATTGGGGAGCTTCGTCAGGTGATTTAATTGCCAACACCCTAGGTGCCGGATTGGTTTTTTCTCAGTTCATGCTTTGGGATGAACAAAAAATAGTCTACAAATTTTCCTTCCATCCAACTGAATTTGCCAGCATGCGTTCTGATTTATTGGGTGAAAATCTTGTTCAAAATATTATTAAAGATTACAATGGCAGCACCTACTGGCTATCTTTTTCACCTCAAAGTTTTATGAAGAAAGAAAGTTGGATTCCTGACTGGCTGTGTTTGTCGCTTGGATATGGAGCCGACAATATGCTTGGCGTTAGCTATGCCAAAACACCCGATGAATATTTGCATTATGTACCTTATCGACAGTTTTATTTTTCATTGGATGTGAATACATTGAAAATTCCAACAAAAAATAAATTTGTGAAAGCACTCTTGGTTGGCTTATCGATAATTAAAATTCCTGCACCAACTGTGGAAATCAATAGTCAGGGGAATGTGCGTTTTCACCCAATATATTTCTAA
- a CDS encoding site-specific integrase: protein MKKISLKFVLRRDYIPMDHKFAIYLKIIMHGESRMYSTKIYIQERDWNKATASLRKSARDYYYLSSELEVIMHRAQDIIHNLKIYGKEINHLVFKRLFTGADVPTLTLRGMANLILNRENFADETVKYYEKHLNKIDGFKAGLKLAEVDMTIADEYEKYCISKLGNNANTASKSIEFLKRIMNKAVEHGILDNNPIKAKKVKRLDGKMEYLNVQEVILLDKLFHSGDLSDNYMKSLRPFLFACYTGGLRFSDVKRLTFKNITKQSFIDDETGEMTEKEVISTSIHKSRDLQQVDVPLLAKAKALLPQKELDEQQLFPLFTEPAVNRNLKKIMEIVGINKSISFHCSRHTFATTAISFGMPIVVVQKLMGHKDIKHTMIYAKVADGLKFSEMKKME from the coding sequence ATGAAAAAGATTTCTCTCAAGTTTGTTTTGCGCAGGGATTACATCCCGATGGATCACAAGTTTGCGATCTACCTCAAAATTATCATGCATGGAGAATCTCGCATGTACTCGACAAAAATATATATACAGGAGAGAGACTGGAACAAAGCAACTGCTAGCTTGCGTAAAAGTGCCCGAGACTATTACTACCTTTCATCGGAGTTAGAAGTCATTATGCATCGTGCACAGGATATTATTCATAATCTTAAAATATATGGTAAAGAAATCAATCATCTTGTATTTAAACGATTATTTACTGGTGCTGATGTCCCGACACTTACATTAAGGGGAATGGCTAATTTGATATTGAATAGGGAAAACTTTGCCGATGAAACCGTTAAATACTATGAAAAGCACTTGAATAAGATTGATGGTTTTAAGGCAGGTTTGAAATTAGCTGAAGTAGATATGACAATTGCTGATGAGTACGAAAAGTATTGTATTAGTAAATTGGGGAATAATGCCAACACTGCCAGTAAGTCTATTGAGTTTTTAAAACGTATCATGAACAAAGCAGTAGAACATGGTATCCTTGATAATAATCCTATAAAGGCTAAGAAAGTTAAGCGGTTGGACGGAAAAATGGAGTATCTGAATGTGCAAGAGGTTATCCTATTAGATAAGCTGTTTCATAGTGGTGACTTATCCGATAACTATATGAAATCATTGCGGCCCTTTTTATTTGCTTGTTATACAGGGGGATTGCGTTTCTCTGATGTAAAGAGATTAACTTTTAAAAATATTACGAAGCAGAGCTTTATTGACGATGAAACAGGTGAGATGACTGAAAAGGAAGTAATTTCTACAAGCATTCATAAATCTAGAGATCTACAGCAAGTAGATGTTCCCTTATTGGCAAAAGCAAAAGCTCTACTACCCCAAAAAGAGCTTGATGAACAGCAACTTTTCCCCTTGTTTACTGAGCCGGCTGTAAACAGGAATTTGAAAAAGATAATGGAAATCGTGGGTATTAATAAATCGATCAGTTTTCACTGTTCAAGGCACACTTTTGCGACTACGGCTATAAGTTTTGGGATGCCTATAGTCGTTGTACAGAAATTAATGGGCCATAAGGATATTAAGCATACCATGATTTATGCAAAAGTTGCTGATGGTTTGAAGTTTAGTGAAATGAAGAAAATGGAGTAG
- a CDS encoding DUF4249 family protein: protein MKLKRIILLIIPFFFILSCDDEFKINADWKDVTIVYGLLNPNEVDSVHYIRINRAYLNENSNALTLAQIADSTNYADSLFVRLESYRNGNYQQGGDIPFYKVSNDHKDTGIFTNADQYLWASPAQTILDPKNDYKLIITNLVSGKEISSITEIVDDVTPVFPRDGLKVTINPVNDLNIQWLNGENAFFYDITIEVYYNEYVRSKPEEKTKKMITWPIVRSLNPKSTEQSEEMKISVPGENFFELLKDNIEYDMAMEREFLRMDFIFSAGGEEIYNYINVNKPAIGTVQKKPEYTNIENGLGVFSSRNQNVISVKITPFTLLEIQDHEKTLNLNFVR, encoded by the coding sequence ATGAAGCTAAAAAGAATTATACTGCTTATTATTCCATTTTTTTTCATTTTATCGTGCGATGATGAATTTAAAATAAATGCGGATTGGAAAGATGTAACGATTGTTTATGGATTATTAAATCCCAATGAAGTAGATTCTGTTCATTATATTCGGATTAACAGAGCCTATTTAAATGAAAATTCAAATGCACTTACATTAGCACAAATTGCCGATTCGACTAATTATGCTGACTCCTTATTTGTCAGATTAGAAAGTTACAGAAATGGCAACTATCAACAAGGTGGAGATATTCCTTTTTATAAAGTAAGCAACGATCATAAGGATACCGGAATATTTACAAATGCTGATCAGTATTTATGGGCCAGCCCGGCACAAACTATTCTTGATCCTAAAAATGATTACAAACTAATAATTACCAATTTAGTTAGTGGTAAGGAAATATCCTCTATTACAGAAATAGTCGATGATGTAACGCCTGTTTTTCCACGTGATGGTTTGAAAGTAACTATTAATCCTGTTAACGATTTGAATATTCAATGGCTCAATGGTGAGAATGCATTTTTTTATGACATTACTATCGAGGTGTATTATAATGAATATGTCAGGTCAAAACCAGAAGAGAAAACGAAGAAAATGATTACCTGGCCAATTGTCAGATCATTAAATCCGAAAAGCACTGAGCAATCTGAAGAAATGAAAATCTCGGTTCCGGGTGAAAACTTTTTTGAATTACTGAAAGACAATATTGAATATGATATGGCTATGGAAAGAGAGTTTCTACGCATGGATTTTATATTTTCAGCAGGGGGCGAAGAAATTTACAATTACATCAATGTAAATAAGCCTGCTATTGGCACGGTGCAAAAAAAACCTGAGTACACGAATATCGAAAATGGTTTAGGCGTATTTTCCTCACGCAACCAAAATGTAATTTCAGTTAAAATTACCCCTTTCACATTGCTGGAAATCCAGGATCATGAAAAAACACTCAACTTGAATTTCGTCAGGTAA
- a CDS encoding dihydroneopterin aldolase yields the protein MFLIGLSGIKVHAPVGVYDWEKEQGRDFEVDVEIQLDFNPDEISDDINQTLNYEDVIVLVKEVMSSGSDLIETKIIELGNAILKEFEVIIELKIRLNKLNPMNNGEVDKSFVERIFIRN from the coding sequence ATGTTTTTGATTGGCCTAAGTGGAATAAAAGTTCATGCCCCAGTTGGTGTTTATGATTGGGAAAAGGAGCAAGGTAGAGATTTTGAGGTGGATGTCGAGATTCAGCTTGATTTTAATCCCGATGAGATAAGTGATGATATTAATCAAACGCTTAATTATGAGGATGTTATCGTTCTGGTGAAGGAAGTGATGAGTTCTGGTAGCGATTTAATTGAAACAAAAATAATCGAATTGGGGAATGCCATTTTAAAAGAATTTGAGGTGATTATTGAGTTGAAAATCAGGCTAAATAAACTGAATCCGATGAACAATGGTGAAGTAGATAAATCTTTTGTCGAAAGAATTTTTATTCGCAACTAA
- a CDS encoding helix-turn-helix domain-containing protein, producing MEIRIFISTTEGTKEATKDFLKEIMKEALAEYQEATQSLFKEKKIYSVNEVAKILQCSHSTVKKKIYSGAIRATIDNKITEEELKRYLNELTK from the coding sequence ATGGAAATCCGCATCTTCATATCAACCACAGAAGGTACAAAGGAAGCCACCAAAGACTTCTTGAAGGAGATCATGAAAGAAGCCCTTGCGGAATACCAGGAAGCGACACAATCACTCTTTAAAGAGAAGAAAATCTATTCAGTTAATGAAGTAGCTAAAATATTGCAATGCAGTCATTCAACAGTGAAGAAGAAAATTTATTCAGGAGCGATCAGAGCAACGATCGACAATAAGATTACGGAAGAAGAACTGAAGAGATACCTGAATGAATTAACAAAGTAG
- the dnaK gene encoding molecular chaperone DnaK, with translation MGKIIGIDLGTTNSCVAVMEGNQPLVIQNSEGKRTTPSVVAYLENGEIKVGDPAKRQAVINPQYTISSIKRFMGNQFNEVQSERKHVSYEVVKGSNNTCRVKARDKQYTPQEISATILQKMKKTAEEYLGTTVTEAIITVPAYFNDAQRQATKEAGEIAGLNVRRIINEPTAAALAYGLDKKNIDQKIAVYDLGGGTFDISILELGDGVFEVKSTSGNTHLGGDDFDQVIIEWMVEEFKKDENVDLTKDPMSLQRLKEAAEKAKIELSSSSETEINLPYIIAIDNIPKHFVKKLTKAKFEQLVDHLVQATIEPCKVALKESGYSTSEIDSVILVGGSTRIPAIVQVVKDFFGKDPSKGVNPDEVVAVGAAIQGGVLTGEVKDVLLLDVTPLSLGIETLGNIATKLIPANTTIPTKKSEVFSTAADNQPSVEIHVLQGERSMAKDNKTIGRFILDGIPPAQRGVPQVEVIFDIDANGILNVTAKDKGTGKEQKIRIEASSGLSQEEIDRMKADAEKNAEEDKKEKEKVDKINQADSLIFQTEKQLTEFGEKLPAEKKEVIEKANEKLKEAHKSQDLEGIDAAMKELNDAWQAASEDIYKAQQDAGQQTGAEGGGEQQAPPQDNPQDGEVTDVDFEEVK, from the coding sequence ATGGGAAAAATAATCGGTATTGACCTTGGAACAACAAACTCATGTGTAGCCGTTATGGAAGGTAACCAACCTTTGGTTATTCAAAATAGTGAAGGTAAAAGAACAACTCCTTCTGTAGTTGCTTATCTTGAAAATGGAGAAATTAAAGTTGGAGACCCTGCAAAGCGTCAGGCAGTCATTAATCCACAGTATACCATTTCCTCTATCAAGAGGTTTATGGGGAATCAATTTAATGAAGTTCAAAGCGAACGTAAGCATGTTAGTTACGAAGTTGTTAAAGGATCAAACAATACATGTAGAGTAAAAGCACGCGACAAACAATATACGCCACAAGAAATTTCAGCCACTATACTTCAAAAAATGAAGAAAACGGCTGAAGAGTATTTAGGAACAACTGTTACAGAAGCAATTATTACAGTTCCTGCTTATTTTAATGATGCGCAACGCCAAGCTACAAAAGAAGCTGGTGAAATTGCCGGATTAAATGTTCGCAGAATAATTAACGAACCTACAGCAGCAGCATTAGCTTATGGACTCGATAAAAAAAATATAGATCAGAAAATTGCCGTTTATGATTTGGGTGGAGGAACATTTGATATCTCAATTCTGGAACTTGGAGATGGCGTTTTTGAAGTCAAATCAACCAGTGGAAATACCCACCTTGGTGGTGATGATTTCGATCAGGTGATTATCGAATGGATGGTTGAAGAATTCAAAAAAGATGAAAATGTTGATCTGACTAAAGATCCAATGTCATTACAACGTTTGAAAGAAGCAGCTGAAAAAGCGAAAATTGAGCTGTCAAGTTCTTCTGAAACAGAAATCAATCTTCCTTACATTATTGCTATTGACAATATTCCTAAGCACTTTGTAAAGAAATTAACCAAAGCTAAATTCGAACAATTAGTTGATCATTTAGTGCAGGCTACTATTGAGCCATGTAAAGTGGCTTTAAAAGAATCCGGTTATTCAACCAGTGAAATTGATTCCGTTATTTTAGTTGGAGGTTCAACAAGAATTCCAGCCATTGTTCAAGTGGTGAAAGATTTCTTTGGTAAAGATCCGAGTAAAGGAGTTAATCCTGATGAAGTTGTTGCAGTTGGAGCAGCTATACAAGGTGGTGTTTTAACTGGTGAAGTGAAAGATGTTCTTTTATTAGACGTTACTCCACTGTCATTAGGTATTGAAACTTTAGGAAATATTGCAACCAAGCTAATTCCAGCCAACACAACCATTCCTACTAAAAAATCCGAAGTATTTTCTACTGCTGCTGATAACCAACCTTCTGTTGAAATTCATGTTTTGCAGGGGGAAAGATCAATGGCTAAGGACAATAAAACAATCGGTCGTTTTATATTAGATGGTATTCCACCGGCACAACGTGGTGTTCCGCAAGTTGAAGTAATATTCGATATCGATGCAAATGGTATCTTAAATGTTACTGCAAAAGATAAAGGGACTGGGAAAGAGCAAAAAATCAGAATTGAAGCTTCTTCAGGTTTATCTCAGGAAGAGATTGATCGAATGAAAGCAGATGCTGAAAAGAATGCTGAAGAAGACAAGAAAGAGAAAGAAAAAGTAGATAAAATTAATCAAGCTGATTCTTTGATTTTCCAAACCGAAAAGCAATTGACTGAATTTGGTGAGAAATTACCTGCTGAAAAGAAAGAGGTTATTGAAAAAGCCAACGAAAAGTTGAAAGAAGCTCACAAAAGTCAAGATTTGGAAGGGATTGATGCAGCAATGAAAGAATTAAATGATGCATGGCAAGCCGCTTCAGAGGATATTTATAAAGCACAGCAAGATGCTGGTCAACAAACAGGTGCTGAAGGTGGAGGAGAACAACAAGCGCCACCTCAGGATAATCCACAAGATGGTGAAGTCACGGATGTTGATTTTGAAGAGGTGAAATAA